The Longimicrobium sp. genomic interval TCCAGCGCAGGCCGACCGTCACCACCTGGGTGGGCGACGTTCCCGTGGGGAGCGCGCACCCGGTGGTGGTGCAGTCGATGACCAACACCGACACCGCCGACGTGGAGGGCACCGTCCGCCAGGTGGCCGCGCTCTGGCGCGCCGGCAGCCAGATCGTGCGCGTGACCGTGAACAACGACGAGGCGGCGCGCGCGGTGCCGTACATCGTGGAGTTCCTGGCGCAGCGCGGCGTGCACGTGCCCATCGTGGGCGACTTCCACTACAACGGCCACCTGCTGCTGGCCAGGTACCCGGACTGCGCGGCGGCGCTCGCCAAGTACCGCATCAACCCGGGGAACGTGGGGGCGAAGCGCCACGACGAGAACTTCGCCGCCATCATCGAGAAGGCGCTGGAGTTCGGGAAGCCGGTGCGCATCGGGGTGAACTGGGGGTCGCTGGACCAGGCGCTGCTCACGGAGATGATGGACGCGAACGCCCGCCTCCCCGACTGGGAGCGGCGCGACGCCAAGACAGTGATGATGGGGGCGATGGTGGAAAGCGCCATGCGCTCGGCCGCACTGGCCGAGCGCATCGGGCTCCCGCACGACCGCATCATCCTGTCCGCCAAGGTCAGCGGCGTGCAGGACCTGGTGGCCGTGTACGGGATGCTGGCGCCGCTCTCCGACTATCCCCTTCACCTCGGCCTGACCGAGGCGGGGATGGGGACCAAGGGGATCGTGGCCTCCACGGCGGGGCTCTCCATCCTGCTGCAGCAGGGGATCGGCGACACCATCCGCGTCTCGCTCACCCCGAAGCCCGGCGGCGACCGCACCGAGGAGGTGCACGTGGCGCAGCAGATCCTGCAGTCGCTGGAGATCCGCTCGTTCACGCCGCAGGTCACCAGCTGCCCCGGCTGCGGGCGGACCACGTCGACGTACTTCCAGAAGCTGGCCGAAGACATCCAGGGCTACCTGCGCGACCAGATGCCCCTCTGGCGCGAGACGCACCCCGGGGTGGAGGAGATGAAGGTGGCGGTGATGGGGTGCGTGGTGAACGGCCCGGGCGAGTCGAAGCACGCCAACCTGGGCATCTCGCTCCCCGGCACCTTCGAGGAGCCCAAGGCGCCGGTGTACGTGGACGGCGAGCACGTGGTCACGCTGAAGGGCGACCACATCGCCGAGGAGTTCAAGCGCATCCTGGACGACTACGTGGAGTCGCACTACCCCGCGCGTCCCGGCGTGCGGGAGCCCGTCGGGGTCTGATCCCGG includes:
- the ispG gene encoding flavodoxin-dependent (E)-4-hydroxy-3-methylbut-2-enyl-diphosphate synthase; the protein is MQPIQRRPTVTTWVGDVPVGSAHPVVVQSMTNTDTADVEGTVRQVAALWRAGSQIVRVTVNNDEAARAVPYIVEFLAQRGVHVPIVGDFHYNGHLLLARYPDCAAALAKYRINPGNVGAKRHDENFAAIIEKALEFGKPVRIGVNWGSLDQALLTEMMDANARLPDWERRDAKTVMMGAMVESAMRSAALAERIGLPHDRIILSAKVSGVQDLVAVYGMLAPLSDYPLHLGLTEAGMGTKGIVASTAGLSILLQQGIGDTIRVSLTPKPGGDRTEEVHVAQQILQSLEIRSFTPQVTSCPGCGRTTSTYFQKLAEDIQGYLRDQMPLWRETHPGVEEMKVAVMGCVVNGPGESKHANLGISLPGTFEEPKAPVYVDGEHVVTLKGDHIAEEFKRILDDYVESHYPARPGVREPVGV